In Indicator indicator isolate 239-I01 chromosome 28, UM_Iind_1.1, whole genome shotgun sequence, one DNA window encodes the following:
- the LHX3 gene encoding LIM/homeobox protein Lhx3 — protein sequence MLLERVRAGSEKAAELCPFPRSPEIPLCAGCNQHIVDRFILKVLDRHWHSKCLKCSDCQTQLAEKCFSRGDGVYCKEDFFKRFGTKCAACQQGIPPTQVVRRAQDFVYHLHCFACIVCKRQLATGDEFYLMEDSRLVCKADYETAKQREAESTAKRPRTTITAKQLETLKNAYNNSPKPARHVREQLSSETGLDMRVVQVWFQNRRAKEKRLKKDAGRQRWGQYFRNMKRSRGTSKSDKDSIQEEGPDSDAEVSFTDEPSMSEMSHSNGIYSNLNEASPALGRQAGTNGSFALDHSGIPAQEQYHDLRSNSPYGIPQSPASLQALPGHQPLISSLVYPDNSLGIMGQSGQGVPQTMRVLAGNGPSSDLSTGSSGGYPDFPASPASWLDEVDHAQF from the exons ATGTTGCTGGAGCGGGTCCGAGCCGGCTCCGAGAAGGCAGCGGAGCTCTGCCCCTTCCCGCGGAGCCCAG aGATCCCGCTGTGCGCCGGCTGCAACCAGCACATCGTGGACAGGTTCATCCTCAAGGTCTTGGACCGGCACTGGCACAGCAAGTGCCTGAAATGTTCCGACTGCCAGACACAGCTGGCCGAGAAGTGCTTCAGCCGTGGGGACGGCGTCTACTGCAAGGAGGACTTCTTCAA gCGCTTCGGTACGAAGTGTGCCGCCTGCCAGCAAGGCATCCCCCCGACCCAGGTGGTGCGGCGGGCCCAGGACTTCGTTTACCACCTGCACTGCTTTGCCTGTATCGTCTGCAAACGGCAGCTGGCTACCGGCGACGAATTCTACCTCATGGAGGACAGCAGGCTGGTCTGCAAGGCGGACTACGAGACAGCCAAGCAGAGAG AGGCTGAGTCGACGGCCAAGAGGCCCCGCACCACCATTACGGCCAAGCAGCTGGAAACCCTCAAAAACGCTTACAACAACTCGCCCAAACCAGCGCGGCACGTCCGGGAGCAGCTTTCATCTGAGACTGGGCTGGACATGCGAGTGGTACAG GTCTGGTTCCAGAACCGCAGGgccaaggagaaaaggctgaagaaGGACGCGGGGAGGCAGCGGTGGGGTCAATACTTCAGGAACATGAAGCGATCCCGAGGGACCTCCAAGTCCGACAAGGACAGCATCCAGGAGGAGGGGCCCGACAGCGATGCCGAGGTGTCCTTCACAG ATGAGCCCTCTATGTCTGAGATGAGCCATTCCAATGGGATTTACAGCAATCTCAATGAAGCATcccctgctctgggaagacaGGCTGGGACCAACGGGAGCTTTGCTCTGGATCACAGTGGGATCCCAGCTCAGGAACAGTACCATGACCTGCGATCCAACAGCCCCTATGGGATCCCCCagtcaccagcttccttgcaagcactgccaggtcaccagcCTTTAATTTCCAGCTTGGTTTACCCAGACAACAGCTTGGGCATCATGGGACAAAGTGGACAAGGGGTGCCCCAGACCATGAGGGTCCTGGCTGGGAATGGACCCAGCTCTGACCTCTCCACTGGCAGCAGCGGGGGGTACCCAGAtttcccagccagcccagcctctTGGCTGGATGAAGTTGACCACGCTCAGTTTTGA